The following are encoded in a window of Diadema setosum unplaced genomic scaffold, eeDiaSeto1 scaffold_28, whole genome shotgun sequence genomic DNA:
- the LOC140245747 gene encoding uncharacterized protein has translation MFYGLPKVHKPEPIPVRPIVSSIDSVTYGLAKHVAKILGPLVGTSLHHVKNTQDFIDKISQIALEDDETIVSYNVSALFTSIPPAEAIQVVKKNLENDSQFKDRTKLSVDQIVESVSVCLNTTYFSFQDQHYIQKHGCAMGSPISPIVANLYMQDFETVALKAYTESKPWLRYVDNTFVIVKQQETQKFVQHINTCDPNISFTTEECKDQKLAFLDVEVHISSDGSLDTTVYRKPTHTNQYLHFNSHHPLVHKLSVIRTLFHRADLVVQDPTERAKEKGDTKQALARCGYPDWSFSKAESPKQTGNKSAQRSGTSSSHTRKITITIPYIYDLSEKIKSVFGKYGIFTAFKPHNSLRKKLVHVKDKISH, from the coding sequence ATGTTTTATGGACTCCCTAAAGTGCATAAACCGGAACCGATCCCGGTGCGACCGATAGTAAGCAGCATTGACTCGGTCACTTATGGTCTGGCCAAACACGTGGCTAAGATTTTGGGACCTTTAGTAGGGACTTCACTCCATCACGTAAAGAACACACAGGATTTTATAGACAAGATCTCTCAGATCGCATTGGAAGATGACGAGACCATAGTTTCTTACAATGTGAGTGCGTTATTTACCTCTATTCCCCCTGCAGAAGCTATACAAGTTGTTAAGAAAAACTTGGAGAACGACAGCCAGTTCAAAGACCGCACCAAGTTATCTGTTGACCAGATAGTGGAGtcagtgagtgtgtgtttaAACACCACATACTTCTCATTCCAAGACCAGCACTACATTCAAAAACATGGCTGTGCTATGGGATCCCCCATCTCACCTATAGTCGCTAATCTGTATATGCAGGACTTTGAAACAGTAGCCTTGAAAGCATACACAGAATCTAAACCTTGGCTGAGGTATGTGGACAACACTTTCGTCATTGTGAAGCAACAGGAGACGCAGAAATTCGTTCAACACATAAACACGTGTGATCCGAACATTTCATTCACAACCGAAGAGTGTAAGGACCAGAAACTGGCCTTCCTGGATGTTGAAGTACACATTTCATCGGATGGTTCATTGGATACAACGGTATACCGCAAGCCCACCCATACCAACCAGTACCTTCATTTCAACTCCCATCACCCGCTTGTACATAAACTGTCAGTCATCAGAACACTCTTTCATAGAGCAGACTTGGTGGTACAAGATCCAACCGAAAGAGCCAAAGAAAAGGGTGACACCAAACAGGCACTAGCTAGATGTGGATATCCGGATTGGTCGTTCTCCAAAGCCGAGAGTCCCAAGCAAACTGGCAATAAATCCGCCCAAAGAAGTGGTACTAGCTCCAGTCACACAAGGaaaatcaccatcaccatcccaTACATATATGATCTTTCTGAAAAGATTAAAAGCGTCTTTGGAAAGTATGGAATCTTCACCGCCTTTAAACCCCACAACTCGCTACGGAAAAAGCTGGTACATGTGAAGGACAAGATTTCCCATTAA